TCTTTAGTAAGATAAGACATGTTTGCACAAATGATCTTCTGCCTAGAGTGTGTCATTATCTATTTTGGGATTCATAAGATAACAATTGGTTGCTCCTCTTGACTTGATGATGCACTTATATGTTCCCCTATCTTGGTTTGTTGTTTAATTTCAAACATCCGTAGTTCATAAgcaaaacatcataagaaaatACTTAGCAAATTATCAGTACTAGATGTTATGAACATATTCACAAATATTCAAGAATTGTCAAAGATTATCAGTAGCAAATTATGAGCAAATGTTAAGCATAGCTCTTCACATCAAgtaactctccccctttttaccatcgatcaaaaaaaaaaaaaatgagaaacaattGCATGAATCAAAAGATCTATTTCATTAATGGCAAGAGATAGgactgttgggaataacggatccccgaaaaccagattcgacactaaatcgaacccctaaagcaatgcggaagacggcccggaaaacacgtatcaccgatcgtaaagcacaccacgaattcgagcgtaccttgttagccacggattagacaccgacgccgatagaggaagagaaactggccctgttcgatccgatgacgccttgaaggggagaaaacagtggccttatgcttactgttctttttggagggagagagagcgcgggagaagacgtatgttcgttttctttttccaactggtgtcatctctctctctctctcctcccttttataccttcccccatccacgggccctattcccgtgggccgggccttttgggcccagcatgggcggacgaaccttaagcccatcaccaattaaaaccatcaagGACGATACAAGAAAGTGGACCTAAGCAATGAACTAGAATAGATAAAACAATAGGAGCAAAACATGAGCACGTAAAGATTTGAGAAAGTTTAGGAGTGAGGGCGTTTGCACTGCCGATAGGAAGTTGGCTATTCGAGTTCACTAGTCTCCGGTTTAGGGTGTACGGGGTTGTAAAAATCTAGGTTTGGGAAGGTATGCTCGATTTTCACCATGTATCAAGTCAAAGACAAGATGGTGGTCTTGATTTCCTTGACATCTACTTGTAGTTGGTTAAGGCTGGCAAGAGAGGGAAGTACATCCACAGCAGGTGAAGgtgatttttttggtcaaggTGGACAACGGGCCTTGGATGGTGCTAATGCCTTAGCATGATTGCACTTTTTTGGTTCAAAGAGCTCAACAAGTCTTTCCTTGAGCTTTGCCATTGTTCTATCATGGTCACCGTGACCAATGAGGAAGATCTCCCCTCGGTGATTGAGGGTGTCAAGGGTTGAGCGGCGTCGAGAGGGGCGAGCGGCATCGAGGGGTGTTAAAGGCGTCGAGTAGCGCCAAGGGTCGCAGAGTCGAGGGGTGTTAAAGGCGTTGAGTAGCGCCAAGGGTGACGCGGAGGGGGTCCAACGACACAAAGAGTCTAAGCTTCAAAGGGCATCAAGGGGTGTCGCCGAGAGGAATGAATCGAGTCGTCGGAGAGAGATTTCAAAGTGACATGGGAGAATTGGGACACACAAGTACACGAATGCACGTTCCCTTATCCATGATCTTAGATAGGGAAACTCTCAAGACAAAAGCTTTGAAAATTATGTTACCTATGAGATAGATACAAATGAGGGGAGAAAGCCCCTATATATACAAATGTAGGTTTAACTATAGTTATAAATTTCTCTTTAATCTGACGGTAGAGATTGCATCTCCCCATCTACATAACTACTCACATTTATTTCAAGAGTATACAATTATAGTATCACCCACTTTAGGAGTATCCTATAATATTTGAGAAAACACTAGGACTTAGGAGATCATGCATCAATCACATAAATCCATTGAATTGTGTCACTTCTTTAGATTGTGATGCACACATCATTGAAGTTGATGTCATACAGGGTTGCCCCCTGAATTGGGAGGATTTCTTAAGCATAATTTCCTTGCTTATCTTCCATTCCATTGTGTGCGTTGttaggggaaaattatcaaaaaagtcttaaatctattgtaattgtgccgattcagtcataaacttattttttgaccaattaagtcctaaaccttttacaattattttcGATTAGtccatccaaccaaaattggctggcTGGCGCTAACATGGCAGCCAACCAACACTGGTGagctttttttaataatattttaattttgaaatattttattaatttttttatctttttttttttcttctccctctccctcctccctccttcttcctttggctcttcGGCGACCGGAGGTGGTCGGGCTAGCTTGCCTCATCGTCATTGCGCAAGGGCGAGCTTGCCAGATTTAGCGAGGGGAGCCTCACCATTGCCAAGTCTGGCGAGGGGAGCCCCGCCGATTGATGAGCTCGCACCCGGCGACGACTGGGTGAAACCCTGTTGAATTTGGCGAGGTGATTGGTGGGCTCGCCTTAGTTCGGTGACCCGCCAACCTGGCCGGTCGtcggagccaaaggaaggaggagggaggaaaaaggaagagggagaagaggaaaaagagagaaaaaaaggataaaaatattaataaaacatttcaaaaataaaatattattaaaaaaggttTCCAGCGTCAAaccggtcaattttggctagattgaCTGATCGGgaataattataaaagtttagactcaattggtcaaaaaaataagtttatgactcaattggcataattgcaataggtttataatttttttgataattttccggCTATTAGTAATAATAAGGCAATAGATGCCCGCAGTAGCACGAATTGCAGCCTTATGACCCAAAAACCAAGGTCACTTGCCTATAAGTTTGCTTCTATCAATGTTTAGTGAGATACTGAAATTGAATGTTTATGCTTACTTAAGCATAATTTCACATTCGTACGATGATTGCTTCTTTTGTGATATTATTGGAGTGTCTGATGTGTCAACTGTTATTTAACCCTCATCAGAGATGGCAACCCTTCCATCTTGATCCTGTTGAATAATTTGAGAATCGTATGAATTTGAGACTTTTCGAAAGCGACCTTAAGAAAATGGCAATGATGAGGGTTAAACTTGGGCCGGAGCgcttaacttctttttttttaatcgttgGTCAATTTTTGCTGACCAAATTATAGAATTAGATACCGGAGTACATGTTGTATTATAATTCGAAAAATTCATGGAGCTTGTTACTGTCCTCATTTAAACTTGGCCACAGCTATTGAAGTTTCTtgaaaactttcttgaacttaGGATCATGATTGCTCCAGTTTCATTTAAACTGAGTTATGGCAGTTAGATTCTCTTCGAATTTGTAACAATGATTGCTCAAGCTCGATCTTAATCATCTGAGTTCCGTCGAATTGAATCATGGCCACTTAGACTTTATCAAATCCGTGGCCTTCGCAGCCATAACTACTCATCCATGTCATGACCGCTCGAGCTTTGTCAAGCTCGGTCATGGCGATTGGGGCTCCTTCGAGCTCGATGCATCACTctttcaaagagagagagagagaagggtaaTAATCAACATGGAAAAGAGCCAAGGAAAATTTCAAGCATTAACCATCAGCAAATTCCCATGGGGTCAACTTAGTAAATTCCgggtcataattttttaaaggtaAAAAGAAGATTTTTGATTCTCGTACGAAAGTACATGAGTCAACCACGTTAGTAAAactcaaaattcaaaaccattcgtatgtttttttttttttttttttttttgtcaggaAAAGTATTTCGCTTTTCGCACGCCCATTTTTCAGCtccccactttctctctctaccttccCGAACGGAGGGATTACAGGGAAAAAGTTCACTTTTTTAAGGTCTCTCTCGTCGTCTCCCTCCTTTCCCTGGCTGCAGAAAAGTGGATTTTTTGCAGATCTCAGTCCGCCCCATTCTCGCACACCAGGTTCGCAAACCGGTGATCCCAGAAGCTTGAAACCCTCCGCAGCAATGGCGATCATAACGGAAGAAGCAGAAGACCATCATCAAGATCAAGAACCGAGGCCAAAACCGAAACCAGAACGAGAACGAGAGGCGAGCCCACCCCAAAACCCCGCTGCTGCTTCCCAATCTTCGCGCACGAACCCCTTCGTTTTCTGGTTCTACTTCACTCTGGGCGTCTCTCTCGTCACCTTcctcttcgtctctctctcttccctctccccgCAAGACCCCAAGTCCTGGTTCCTCAGCCTACCCGCTAGCCTTCGCCAACATTACTCCAAGGGCCGCACCATCAAGGTCCAGATATACCCGAATTCTGGTCCGGTCGAAGTGTTCGCGATCGAGGATGGGCCTAGCTCGGCTGAGAATGTGTTGATTATTCATGGGTTGGGTGCGAGTTCTTATTCTTTTAGCAGGGTCGTGCAGTCTCTGGGCTCTAAAGATATACGTGCCATTGCGATTGACTTGCCTGGAAATGGGTTCTCTGATAAGTCCGTCGCTGttgaggaagaaagagaaagtggcACTTTGGAGAGGTTTTGGGACGTGTACAGTGAGATTAGGGAAAAGGGTGTGTTCTCTGCCTTTGATCAGATTATTGAAACTGGGCAAATGCCTTATCAAGAAACCCAAGTTCCGCGGGTGGTGAGTAGAATGAGTTTTAAGGCACTCGAATTGGGTGCCGAAGAGGTGGGTAAGGTGCTGGGGCAAGTGATCGAGACCATGGGGCTAGCTCCGGTTCATCTGGTTTTGCATGATTCAGCTCTGGCAATGAGTGCCAATTGGGTCTTGAATAATGAGGGACTGGTGAGGAGTGTAACCCTGATCGATACGTCAGCGAAACCAGCATTGCCTTGGTGGTCCTTCAAGGTTCCAGTGCTTCGCGATGCTGTCTTGGGTGTTCCTTTCTTGCATAAGAGGTTGATCAGGTCATATTGTGTGAAGGGAATCAGTAGTCCTGATGCCAATGCGCATGGGATTCTGATGAAGGGAAGAGGTGGAAGTAGAGCTATGGCTGAAATTGGGAAGAGGTTGAATCATAGCTTCAATGTTGCAGAATGGGGTAGTTCAGAAAGGTTGATCTCTATGCCGATGCAAGTGCTTTGGTCCAGTGGTTGGTCCACGGAGTGGAGGGAAGAGGGGCATCGGATTGCCAAAGCACTTCCACGAGCTAAATTCGTTGAACATTCTGGTGGTCGATGGCCTCAGGTCAGGATTCTAATATACTATATCATGAAGAAAACTGCTTGCATTTTTCCAATGTTATTCCATGTGTTATTGGATTAACGTCCAGTTTTCTTAAGGTGTGAAAATTTAAACCACGGCTAGAATAGATAACAAGATAATGAGGCTGTGACTTTGAAAATATTGCTGAAATGAGCTCTGCTTTCTGTAGCTAAATGTGGCTAGAAGGTGTTGTGGCTAGATATGGAAAAGGGAGGTTATTGAATAGGTTAATTAGCAAAACTTGAAAGATTTTGCGGAACTATTCAAATCAAGTTTGATGTAAGAATGAACAGTCAGTATATGGAAGATTAAGCAGATGATAACAAATGCAATGTGCTTCTATCAGATAAGTATGaaagtaaatggagagagagatagaagaTGATTGCTCACAGATCTTTATATAggttcagcttagatcaagcctatcTCCATTCTCCTAGACAAATGGCCAATAGACTGGAATCAACTAGTGATTCTTTGAGAGTCTACAACGTAGCTTGTGCCACTTTTGCCAAGTTGGTAGATCTCACTACCAATCCAAGCACTACTAGCACACTCCCATACTTCTCAAAAGAGAACACAATTAATGAAACACTCTCGGTAAACGAACTTCTTGCTCAGTTGTAGGAGTATAAACGTGTCAGAGAATATAGCTTTCTCAGTTGTAGTTCTCACAATTCATGTCTTCTTCAGCATCTGTAGATCTTATATATTCTTCAATATACAAGCTGGTCGTTGGATAATTTAGCTGTTGAAGATAAACAGCACAATCATTGGGAGATCTGGTCACCCATACAATAAAATGTTCCTTGCAATAATGTGGTTTCCACAAATATAGTCACATATATTAGGaaataatattttcctccattttggTTGACAACTTATTTGGATTTTCCTTCTGCATTATCCCTTCTGAGATTCCACGTCTGTGCTTGCTGTCAATGTTTCTTGAGACTTATTGATAGGCAACACAATATCTAGGTCTTCAAATCATGATGTGTAATCACATGATAAGCTCGTTCTTCTCCAGCTGATATAAGGAGCTGCTTCTATTGACTTATGTACTGCTTTCCACTCTATCTTCTTGAGTGTGACCACAACTGGATAAGCTGTTCACCTTGTCATGCATGGTATCTCCAAGTCTTCATGAACTTCCCTGTTTTCTGACTCGTTCACTTGCATTAAGGTCCTTTCTGCCATAATCAGTTTTCACTTCATACTCCAGGTTTTATGAGTGGTGATAGAGCTTTCCTTGTGTTTGTTCAACTTGAGATAAATCATAAGATAACATTTACATTTATCTTATGTCTGATGTGAATattttttcaacttcaaaatatcataatagGTGTTCCCCATAGAAGTTATAAGCTACTCTCtacttattaaaaatattaacttgTTTGACTTGGGTCTGGGGACTGTTTGACTGTTTAGTGAAACGAACTTTTGAAAGGTGCCAATGTAAAATTGAATACACTGAAAGATACTCTTCAAACAGTAAACGGTTAGACATAGAGATAAGAAAGTGTTTTCTTATAATGTACTTTCAGCAGTTGTTTGTGCCTTAGTCATATGATTTTGGGGACTTATTTCACCTAAAGGATGGTGTCTCCATGGTTAGTTTGTGTCAGAACGCCACTGTATATTCCTTGCTTGACTCACATGCAGGAGGGACAGAGtaaattgtattttggctaCAGAAATACTGAACTATATGGTAGTAAGACCAATTTCGTGCCAAGTTCAATTGTGCCTTGCTACGTAACTGGCAATAGAAGTGAGTTAGGACATTTTGTCCGCCTTAGCATCTGTGAGTATCATTATGTGTATGCTAGGTGCAACTTGGGAGGAGAGATTACTAGTTATAGTCAATCAGAAGTTGAATTCAAAATGCAGATtcattgaattgatttattgcAGCATATCAAACACCAACTTTACAAGTACTGAGCACTTAAGTCGAATTAACTAAATGTCGATTGTGCCCTACATGAGTAAGTGTAAAGAAGTTTGCTGGTCACATTAAGTCTTCACATTGATTTTCTCACACTTTACTGGAACATGGTTTGTCTTCTTGCCCCACTGTCTCCTGATTGTGTTCTTTCAACCCTTCTGTGGATCGTTTGAAGAATCTATGCCAAACAATAGCCAACCATGAAAGACATTAAGTGAGCTTTGTTTCTCACATGATTGGTGTAGGAAGATGCTGCGGAAGAATTGGCCGAAATCATTTCAAAGCATGTGTCCTCCTTGCCAAAATCTGTGAGGAAAGTCGAGGATGAGCCTTTGCCTGAGCATGTCCAGAAGATTTTCAATGAAGCACAAGGCGAGGatcaccaccatcaccatcaccatgaTCATGATCGTGATCATGATCATATGGGTGGATATATGGGTGCTTATGGAATGGGTCATGGATGGGGAGGTTGATTAGACCTCATTGAGGAACATTGAAAGTGGTTGTATTGAACATGCTAGTTAACATAGATGACTCTGATCCCAAATCATGGTATGGTTTCTATGCATCATTTCACCTAGCATTGTGAAGCATATTATGACAGCTTGCTACCTTGCATCGTTCACCATGACATCATGCACGTGGTTGAAACCATGATGCTAATTtacctcttcttcttttttccatctttttcttttttttgtgattctttCAACCCGAAGAAAAGATTAAATTAGATCTTTGTGATCGTTTATACTGTTTATTCAGCCTTGAATTGATGATGTGAGAATGGTTAATTTAATGTCATTTCCAAATTGTTCATGTTGTTCCTGTATGCTACAAATAGGGTTGTCTGAGGATCACGTGTCGTGTTCATTAGTCTTTACAACCATGGTGTGGAAACTAGGGCAAGGCTATTTCCACGAACCTGGGGCATATTTAATTGCCTGGATAAAAGTTAGGATATGATATATTTTATCTTGTGTTTGGTGACCAATTAATAGCGAGCCGCGTGCCCTTCTTTATTTCACATGTTGACTGCTTGTCAACTTAAAAAGGGATCTTAAATCTCGTATGCCCCATTCGACCACCCGGCAGAAGACGCCAACGCCATTCCTGATGAGGCGACGAACAAATGAATTTTGCCgttgttttccaaagaaaagtTATTCTAGTTCCTCCATCTCCATGAACAAGAAATAAATCTACCACTATCATCATACACAGATGACATAACATCATCGTACGTACTTCTTTGCTCATCATTCAAATATTCGAGTAGATTGAGCATgcgaaattgaaagttcagcAACATCACAATTGTGGGTATCATGCAACAACAGCTCACTTGGCAAAGGAAGACCAGAATAATCTGAGAGGGAGCTTCCATTTTGCCCCCAGTAAATGGTTCTTGAGCTGTTGCTCTGGATTGTATTCAATGGAGGCAAACATGGGTTTAGATCCAGACTGAAGAAAACCTGTAGTTGGGCTTTATTTAGTTAGACGGTAGACAATCTTGTTGAACAAGTAGAGAAATAAAATACAGTCTGTTGCTAGCATGAAAGCTACCACGTAAGCAATAAGGTCCAGCTGCGAGCAAGACAGTTCTAGTTTCCATAAGAGGATATATAGAGAAGTCATCTTTGCCTTCTTAGCGCTCTCAAGAGGCCCTTCAACATTTTTACCAAAagcaaaatgtcattttatCGATATACAACAATGCAATGCACTTTCAAGTAGGGATGGATCCAAAAGAAACTTCTTGGGGATGGCCGGGTTGGCCAACAATAtacgattatttttttttaaatcaatatgattataaatttcaatataaatctcaagaaaaatttatgaaaaaaaaaactcaataacATAATTGTGGCATccggaaattcaaagccaagccttaaggtgtgttaaatgtctttaattaggtgatagaattttatggcttatgctttTGCCAATTTGtcctttaatttgatgaattttgcttccgctatgagtcgcgcatgggaccgctttaaaaaaaaaaaaaatgcctgtaaTCTGGCAAGGCTTAATTTAGCCAAGAGATAGAGATGGTAAAAGATGTAAAACCGGCGCCGGTGACgactgcgaagggttcggggtgtcacagccgccctttttggtatcagagcaaatggttataggtggagtgataaggagcctcatttggaaattgaggaacatgatgacaatacACACCATAGGGTC
This genomic stretch from Eucalyptus grandis isolate ANBG69807.140 chromosome 3, ASM1654582v1, whole genome shotgun sequence harbors:
- the LOC104436734 gene encoding protein AUXIN RESPONSE 4; protein product: MAIITEEAEDHHQDQEPRPKPKPEREREASPPQNPAAASQSSRTNPFVFWFYFTLGVSLVTFLFVSLSSLSPQDPKSWFLSLPASLRQHYSKGRTIKVQIYPNSGPVEVFAIEDGPSSAENVLIIHGLGASSYSFSRVVQSLGSKDIRAIAIDLPGNGFSDKSVAVEEERESGTLERFWDVYSEIREKGVFSAFDQIIETGQMPYQETQVPRVVSRMSFKALELGAEEVGKVLGQVIETMGLAPVHLVLHDSALAMSANWVLNNEGLVRSVTLIDTSAKPALPWWSFKVPVLRDAVLGVPFLHKRLIRSYCVKGISSPDANAHGILMKGRGGSRAMAEIGKRLNHSFNVAEWGSSERLISMPMQVLWSSGWSTEWREEGHRIAKALPRAKFVEHSGGRWPQEDAAEELAEIISKHVSSLPKSVRKVEDEPLPEHVQKIFNEAQGEDHHHHHHHDHDRDHDHMGGYMGAYGMGHGWGG